A genomic stretch from Desulfolutivibrio sulfodismutans DSM 3696 includes:
- a CDS encoding FAD-binding protein, producing the protein MTPRLSLPPPADVLVLGAGLAGLAAARAALEAAPGSVVTVAAPQGGPSGSSFANMHDRLGLHAPATSGERQDFCREALALGRPGMVDEGLVKILAEEALERRQELEALGVAFVRDDTGAPRLFPACFSPQSRRAAVFGDLAHAYRVMADRVASLGGRLAPGLTAVSLLQESPGARVLGALCEDAAEGLAVLPARAVVAAMGGPASLFLHNQAGQGGTGTGHGILAAAGAALANTAYLQWMWARLPSRAFWPVWSLFGDAAFLLNRQGHPVPLPDTVRAASLSRADHCPLGHGLADAALDRFVLDHADTLGVADIQASAPGGGTERFQAALLAHAGNGGAIIDADGRTTVPGLFAAGECATGMHGANRLGGAMVAACLVFGARAGRAAATTPDHLPDLTRSLVAQRVHEYHRNPRQREAARCFLAHALQRHGLPRDDRHGLDLLKPLADRRRTISDILAVRMIDSALIFAQGRS; encoded by the coding sequence ATGACCCCCAGGCTCTCCCTGCCGCCCCCGGCCGACGTGCTGGTGCTCGGCGCCGGGCTGGCCGGACTGGCCGCCGCCCGGGCCGCCCTGGAGGCCGCGCCCGGGAGCGTCGTGACGGTTGCCGCGCCGCAGGGCGGCCCCTCGGGATCGTCGTTCGCCAACATGCACGACCGCCTGGGCCTGCATGCCCCGGCCACGAGCGGGGAACGCCAGGACTTTTGCCGCGAGGCCCTGGCCCTGGGCCGCCCCGGGATGGTTGACGAAGGGCTTGTCAAAATTCTGGCGGAGGAGGCCCTGGAGCGCCGCCAGGAACTGGAGGCCCTGGGCGTGGCCTTCGTGCGCGACGATACCGGCGCACCGCGTCTTTTCCCGGCCTGCTTCAGCCCCCAGTCCCGGAGGGCTGCGGTTTTTGGCGACCTGGCCCATGCCTACCGGGTCATGGCCGACCGGGTGGCGTCCCTGGGCGGACGGCTGGCCCCGGGACTGACCGCCGTGTCGCTTTTGCAGGAATCGCCCGGGGCCCGGGTGTTGGGGGCGCTGTGCGAGGACGCCGCCGAGGGACTTGCCGTTTTGCCCGCCCGGGCCGTGGTGGCCGCCATGGGCGGCCCGGCCTCGCTTTTTCTCCACAACCAGGCGGGCCAGGGCGGCACAGGAACCGGGCACGGCATCCTGGCCGCAGCCGGGGCGGCCCTGGCCAACACGGCCTATCTGCAATGGATGTGGGCCCGGCTGCCGAGCCGGGCCTTCTGGCCGGTGTGGAGCCTTTTTGGCGACGCAGCTTTCCTCCTGAACCGCCAGGGACACCCCGTGCCCCTCCCCGACACGGTGCGGGCCGCCTCACTGTCCCGGGCCGACCACTGCCCCCTGGGCCACGGCCTGGCCGACGCCGCCCTGGACCGCTTTGTCCTGGACCATGCCGACACGTTGGGTGTGGCCGACATCCAGGCGTCGGCCCCTGGCGGGGGCACGGAACGCTTCCAGGCGGCGCTTCTGGCCCATGCCGGAAACGGCGGGGCCATCATCGACGCGGATGGCCGCACCACGGTCCCCGGGCTGTTCGCCGCCGGGGAATGCGCCACGGGCATGCATGGGGCCAACCGCCTGGGCGGGGCCATGGTGGCGGCCTGTCTGGTCTTCGGCGCCCGGGCCGGGAGGGCGGCGGCTACGACGCCGGACCACCTCCCGGACCTCACCCGGAGTCTTGTGGCACAGCGTGTGCATGAATATCATCGCAACCCGCGCCAGCGTGAGGCCGCGCGATGTTTTCTGGCCCACGCCCTGCAACGGCACGGACTTCCCCGGGATGATCGCCACGGACTGGATCTCTTGAAACCCCTGGCTGATCGCAGGCGGACCATCTCGGACATCCTGGCCGTGCGCATGATCGATTCGGCGCTTATTTTCGCCCAGGGTCGCTCCTGA
- a CDS encoding winged helix-turn-helix domain-containing protein encodes MNDLTVLPLRKQYYAPSKDTWVLAILDALSLDSNLSQRDLGRRLGISGAVINQRLRELQNRSLLRFEVRNGKSYRYILTPEGESLREEMVSRCTSEAIHIYTALKRHCRERLEWLRARNIIKIAMFGASETCEVVISALSDMPFKVMALVDNDVAKHGTVFHGYVVSSPRILELVDCQAVLITSFGRQSEIREQLAPLCRTRGVEIVSL; translated from the coding sequence ATGAACGATCTCACGGTTCTGCCGCTTCGCAAGCAATACTACGCCCCCAGCAAGGACACCTGGGTGCTGGCCATCCTGGACGCCCTTTCCCTGGACAGCAATCTCTCCCAACGCGATCTGGGCCGCCGCCTGGGCATCAGCGGCGCGGTGATCAACCAACGCCTGCGTGAGCTGCAAAACCGCAGCCTGCTGCGTTTCGAGGTCCGCAACGGCAAAAGCTACCGCTATATCCTCACCCCCGAGGGGGAAAGTCTGCGCGAGGAGATGGTTTCCCGGTGCACCAGCGAGGCCATCCACATCTACACGGCGCTCAAACGCCACTGTCGGGAGCGCCTGGAATGGCTTCGGGCCAGGAACATCATAAAGATCGCCATGTTCGGGGCTTCCGAAACCTGCGAGGTGGTCATTTCGGCCTTAAGCGACATGCCGTTTAAGGTCATGGCCCTGGTGGACAACGACGTGGCGAAGCACGGCACGGTTTTTCACGGCTATGTCGTCTCGTCGCCCAGAATATTGGAGTTGGTGGACTGCCAGGCCGTGTTGATTACCTCTTTTGGCCGACAATCCGAGATTCGTGAACAGCTAGCGCCCTTGTGCCGCACAAGAGGGGTGGAGATCGTGAGCCTATGA
- a CDS encoding N-acetylneuraminate synthase family protein: MNTVKGIRIASGRHIGPGEPCFIVAEIGNNHQGDLSIARDMVYAAAAAGADAVKFQKRDMDCLFTRAGKEAPYGGKHSFGPTYGEHRLALELGIEAMAELKALSEKLGLVFFASAWDLVSAREMLDLGMEIFKVCSADLVNIPLLRLVGEAEVPVIMSTGMSDWQDVDVAVAEMRRYHERMVLLHCNSSYPCPDELVGLPVMNAMAKRYSLPVGYSGHETGLGPSIAAVAMGACVVERHFTLDRSQRGTDHQASLEPGHFAGLCAMIRETEAALRLRKKQVCPTERSSAAKLRKSIVFARDLPAGHVLSQADITVKCPGTGISPVQWDEVLGSRLTRSVLCEELVDWDALAVDQPSATMSGRS; encoded by the coding sequence ATGAACACCGTAAAAGGCATCCGCATCGCTTCCGGACGACACATCGGCCCCGGGGAACCATGCTTTATCGTGGCCGAAATCGGCAACAACCATCAAGGGGATCTGAGCATCGCCCGGGACATGGTCTACGCCGCCGCCGCGGCCGGGGCGGACGCGGTGAAGTTTCAAAAGCGCGACATGGACTGCCTGTTCACCCGGGCAGGCAAGGAAGCCCCCTACGGCGGCAAACACAGCTTCGGCCCCACCTACGGCGAACATCGCCTGGCCCTGGAACTGGGCATTGAGGCCATGGCCGAACTCAAGGCCCTGTCCGAAAAGCTCGGTCTGGTCTTTTTCGCCTCGGCCTGGGATCTGGTCAGCGCCCGGGAGATGCTGGACCTGGGCATGGAAATTTTCAAGGTCTGCTCGGCGGATCTGGTCAACATCCCCCTGCTGCGGCTGGTGGGCGAGGCCGAGGTGCCGGTGATCATGTCCACGGGCATGAGCGACTGGCAGGACGTGGACGTGGCCGTGGCCGAGATGCGCCGCTACCATGAACGCATGGTGCTCCTGCATTGCAACAGTTCCTATCCCTGCCCCGACGAACTTGTGGGGCTCCCGGTCATGAACGCCATGGCCAAACGCTACAGCCTGCCCGTGGGCTATTCCGGCCACGAGACCGGCCTGGGGCCGAGCATCGCCGCCGTGGCCATGGGGGCCTGCGTGGTGGAGCGCCACTTCACCCTGGACCGCTCCCAGCGCGGCACCGACCATCAGGCGTCGCTCGAACCCGGCCATTTCGCGGGCCTGTGCGCCATGATCCGGGAGACCGAGGCGGCCTTGCGCCTGCGCAAAAAGCAGGTCTGCCCCACCGAACGGTCATCGGCCGCCAAGCTGCGCAAAAGCATCGTGTTCGCCCGCGACCTTCCGGCCGGACATGTCCTGTCCCAGGCCGACATCACGGTCAAATGCCCGGGAACGGGCATCTCGCCGGTGCAGTGGGACGAGGTGCTGGGGAGCCGCCTGACGCGCAGCGTCCTGTGCGAGGAGCTTGTGGACTGGGACGCCCTGGCCGTGGACCAGCCGTCCGCGACCATGTCCGGGCGCTCGTAA